Proteins co-encoded in one Deltaproteobacteria bacterium genomic window:
- a CDS encoding thioredoxin family protein, protein MDVTVLGPGCPKCRVVEKAVRQAVEEMGLDANVSKVEDIREMMKYRVALTPAVAIDGMVKIAGRIPTLEELKRLLSEIAG, encoded by the coding sequence ATGGACGTAACCGTTTTAGGTCCGGGCTGCCCGAAGTGCAGGGTCGTGGAGAAGGCGGTCAGGCAGGCAGTTGAAGAGATGGGACTTGATGCAAATGTATCCAAGGTGGAGGACATACGGGAAATGATGAAGTACCGGGTCGCATTGACCCCGGCGGTGGCGATAGACGGGATGGTGAAAATTGCGGGGAGAATTCCTACCCTGGAGGAGCTCAAGCGGCTGCTCTCGGAAATTGCCGGGTAA
- a CDS encoding 1,4-dihydroxy-2-naphthoyl-CoA synthase (catalyzes the formation of 1,4-dihydroxy-2-naphthoate from O-succinylbenzoyl-CoA) yields MGSPVIVDKDQGIAVVTLNRPEVYNALSADLVSALIGALREAERDDALGVIILTGAGKAFSAGGDLDEIIALAEGDSGEREAYLSLFKEMILAIRLVSVPVIAAVNGYCIGGGNEVNIACDLTIASERAKFGQAGTKVGSVPLMGGTQLLPLLVGEKKSKEMVYLSRTYDAREAERMGLVNAVVPHDRLMEEARSWAGEILTKSPTAISIAKKAHHELADYLERSMEEGVDTLTRFWGTEEAREGFRAFRDKRKPNFRDWADKK; encoded by the coding sequence ATGGGGAGTCCCGTGATCGTCGATAAAGATCAGGGTATCGCGGTTGTCACCCTCAACCGGCCCGAGGTGTACAATGCCCTCTCTGCCGATCTCGTCTCCGCTCTTATCGGGGCGCTGCGGGAGGCCGAAAGGGACGATGCGTTGGGAGTAATCATCCTGACGGGAGCGGGGAAAGCGTTCTCTGCCGGGGGAGACCTCGATGAGATCATCGCGCTCGCCGAGGGTGATTCCGGGGAGAGGGAGGCCTACCTGAGCCTTTTCAAGGAGATGATATTGGCGATACGGCTGGTCTCCGTACCGGTTATCGCGGCCGTGAACGGCTATTGCATCGGCGGTGGAAACGAGGTCAACATCGCCTGCGACCTCACCATCGCATCGGAGAGGGCAAAGTTCGGCCAGGCGGGAACGAAGGTGGGATCGGTGCCCCTCATGGGAGGAACGCAGCTCCTGCCCCTCCTCGTGGGGGAGAAAAAATCAAAGGAGATGGTCTATCTGAGCCGCACCTACGACGCCCGCGAGGCGGAGAGGATGGGGCTGGTAAACGCCGTGGTGCCCCACGACCGGCTCATGGAGGAAGCGCGAAGCTGGGCCGGTGAGATACTGACGAAGAGCCCGACCGCGATATCGATCGCCAAGAAGGCGCACCATGAGCTTGCCGATTACCTGGAGCGCTCCATGGAGGAGGGCGTGGACACCCTCACCCGCTTCTGGGGAACGGAAGAGGCCCGGGAGGGATTCCGTGCTTTCAGGGACAAGCGAAAGCCGAACTTCAGGGACTGGGCTGACAAAAAGTAG
- a CDS encoding NADH:flavin oxidoreductase — translation MMTLFDEFTLGNITLSNRFVRSATWEGMCDDRGVPTEKLASLYEELAKGGVGLIITGYAYVREDGKGNPFQMGLYDDALVPHLKELVSRVHALGGKIVAQIVHAGGQGKESVSGMRTIAPSAISFPSYPEVPGEMTGKDIEDVIGAFGEAAVRSVRCGFDGVQIHGAHGFLISQFLSPLTNKRKDEFGGSLENRSRFLMEVLRRVREGVGKDFPVLIKINADDFLTGGFSFGDLIRLAKMLEDEGLDGMEVSGGTPASGDRNPARIGILGIEEEAYHREYASILKSQVRFPIILVGGLRSPALLEEILLSGDADLFSLSRPFIREPGLVSRWSSGDLTKAKCISCNGCFLPGMQEGGIYCIVEKREREA, via the coding sequence ATGATGACCCTTTTCGATGAGTTTACACTCGGAAACATTACCCTGAGCAACCGCTTCGTTAGGTCCGCCACCTGGGAGGGAATGTGCGACGACAGGGGGGTGCCGACGGAAAAGCTCGCCTCTCTGTACGAGGAACTGGCAAAGGGGGGGGTAGGTCTCATCATCACGGGATACGCCTACGTGAGAGAGGATGGCAAGGGAAACCCTTTCCAGATGGGTCTGTATGATGATGCTCTGGTTCCCCACCTGAAAGAACTGGTTAGCCGGGTGCACGCTCTCGGAGGGAAAATTGTGGCCCAGATCGTTCACGCGGGAGGGCAGGGAAAGGAGTCTGTTTCCGGGATGAGGACGATTGCTCCCTCCGCCATATCCTTTCCCTCCTATCCCGAGGTGCCCGGGGAGATGACCGGTAAAGACATAGAGGACGTCATAGGGGCCTTCGGGGAGGCAGCGGTGCGCTCCGTACGGTGTGGCTTCGACGGGGTTCAGATTCACGGTGCACACGGCTTTCTCATAAGCCAGTTTCTCTCCCCTCTCACCAACAAGAGGAAGGATGAGTTCGGTGGGTCCCTGGAGAACCGCTCCCGGTTTCTCATGGAGGTCTTGCGCAGGGTCAGAGAGGGCGTGGGAAAAGACTTCCCCGTTCTCATCAAGATCAACGCAGACGACTTTTTGACGGGCGGCTTTTCCTTCGGTGACCTCATCAGGCTTGCGAAGATGCTGGAGGATGAAGGCCTGGATGGAATGGAGGTCTCGGGGGGAACGCCTGCATCGGGAGACAGGAACCCTGCCAGGATAGGGATACTCGGCATCGAGGAAGAGGCGTACCACAGGGAGTACGCCTCGATATTGAAGAGCCAGGTACGTTTCCCTATCATCCTCGTCGGGGGCCTTCGCTCCCCGGCCCTTTTGGAGGAAATACTCCTGTCGGGTGACGCCGACCTCTTTTCCCTGTCCCGGCCCTTTATCAGGGAACCGGGGCTCGTCTCGCGGTGGTCTTCGGGTGACCTTACCAAGGCGAAGTGCATTTCCTGTAATGGCTGCTTCCTCCCGGGCATGCAGGAGGGCGGCATCTACTGCATCGTGGAAAAGAGGGAGCGGGAAGCGTAA